One genomic region from Myxocyprinus asiaticus isolate MX2 ecotype Aquarium Trade chromosome 27, UBuf_Myxa_2, whole genome shotgun sequence encodes:
- the LOC127417977 gene encoding septin-8-B isoform X2: MCLYFIAPTGHTLKSLDLVTMKKLDSKVNIIPIIAKADTISKSELQKFKIKIMSELVSNGVQIYQFPTDDEAVAEINSSMNAHLPFAVVGSSEEVKIGNKMVRAREYPWGVVQVENESHCDFVKLREMLIRVNMLDLREQTHARHYELYRRCKLEEMGFKDTDPDNEPFSLQETYVTKRREFIGELQLKEEQMRQMFVNKVKETEAELKEKERELHERFEMLKRTHQEEKRNLEEKRRDLEEEMNTFNRRKVAAETLQSFQSSSAVKKDKEKKT, encoded by the exons ATGTGCCTCTACTTTATCGCTCCCACTGGTCACACATTGAAATCTCTGGACTTAGTCACTATGAAGAAATTGGATAGTAAG GTCAACATTATTCCCATCATTGCGAAGGCAGACACTATTTCCAAGAGCGAGCTTCAAAAATTTAAGATCAAGATCATGAGTGAACTGGTCAGCAACGGTGTTCAGATTTACCAGTTCCCAACAGATGATGAAGCTGTGGCAGAAATAAACTCTTCCATGAAT GCACACCTCCCATTTGCAGTGGTTGGAAGCAGTGAAGAGGTTAAGATTGGGAACAAAATGGTGCGAGCCAGAGAGTATCCATGGGGTGTGGTACAGG TGGAGAACGAGAGTCACTGTGACTTCGTAAAACTGAGAGAGATGCTAATTCGGGTCAACATGCTGGACCTGAGGGAGCAGACCCATGCCAGACACTATGAGCTGTACCGCCGCTGCAAACTAGAGGAGATGGGCTTTAAAGACACTGACCCTGACAATGAGCCATTCAG TCTACAGGAGACATATGTGACCAAGAGGAGAGAGTTTATTGGGGAGCTACAACTCAAGGAGGAGCAGATGAGACAGATGTTTGTCAACAAAGTAAAGGAGACAGAGGCAGagctaaaagaaaaagaaagagag CTGCACGAAAGGTTTGAGATGCTAAAACGGACGCATCAGGAGGAGAAGAGGAACCTGGAGGAGAAGCGTAGAGATTTAGAGGAAGAGATGAACACCTTCAACAGGAGGAAAGTGGCTGCTGAAACACTACAGTCTTTTCAAAGCTCCTCTGCTGTCAAAAAAGACAAAGAGAAGAAAAC
- the LOC127417977 gene encoding septin-8-B isoform X1, with amino-acid sequence MATTDVNICPSEEMRTLSLSSHVGFDSLPDQLVSKSVSQGFSFNILCVGETGIGKSTLMNTLFNTTFETEEASHFQNREHLHPRTYNLQESNVDLQLTIVDTVGFGDQVNKEENYKPIGDYIDAQFENFLEEELKIKRSLYNYHDSRIHMCLYFIAPTGHTLKSLDLVTMKKLDSKVNIIPIIAKADTISKSELQKFKIKIMSELVSNGVQIYQFPTDDEAVAEINSSMNAHLPFAVVGSSEEVKIGNKMVRAREYPWGVVQVENESHCDFVKLREMLIRVNMLDLREQTHARHYELYRRCKLEEMGFKDTDPDNEPFSLQETYVTKRREFIGELQLKEEQMRQMFVNKVKETEAELKEKERELHERFEMLKRTHQEEKRNLEEKRRDLEEEMNTFNRRKVAAETLQSFQSSSAVKKDKEKKT; translated from the exons AGTGAGGAGATGAGGACTCTCTCTCTCAGTAGCCATGTTGGTTTTGACAGTCTTCCTGATCAGCTGGTCAGCAAATCAGTGAGTCAAGGATTCAGCTTCAACATCCTCTGCGTAG GTGAAACTGGGATTGGCAAATCAACTCTGATGAACACACTTTTTAACACAACTTTTGAGACTGAAGAAGCCAGCCACTTCCAGAATAGGGAGCATTTACATCCAAGAACTTACAACCTACAGGAAAGCAATGTGGATTTGCAGCTGACCATTGTAGATACTGTGGGATTTGGGGACCAGGTCAATAAAGAAGAAAA TTATAAACCTATTGGGGATTACATTGATGCCCAGTTTGAAAATTTCCTAGAAGAGGAGCTTAAAATAAAACGTTCCCTTTACAACTATCATGATTCACGCATCCACATGTGCCTCTACTTTATCGCTCCCACTGGTCACACATTGAAATCTCTGGACTTAGTCACTATGAAGAAATTGGATAGTAAG GTCAACATTATTCCCATCATTGCGAAGGCAGACACTATTTCCAAGAGCGAGCTTCAAAAATTTAAGATCAAGATCATGAGTGAACTGGTCAGCAACGGTGTTCAGATTTACCAGTTCCCAACAGATGATGAAGCTGTGGCAGAAATAAACTCTTCCATGAAT GCACACCTCCCATTTGCAGTGGTTGGAAGCAGTGAAGAGGTTAAGATTGGGAACAAAATGGTGCGAGCCAGAGAGTATCCATGGGGTGTGGTACAGG TGGAGAACGAGAGTCACTGTGACTTCGTAAAACTGAGAGAGATGCTAATTCGGGTCAACATGCTGGACCTGAGGGAGCAGACCCATGCCAGACACTATGAGCTGTACCGCCGCTGCAAACTAGAGGAGATGGGCTTTAAAGACACTGACCCTGACAATGAGCCATTCAG TCTACAGGAGACATATGTGACCAAGAGGAGAGAGTTTATTGGGGAGCTACAACTCAAGGAGGAGCAGATGAGACAGATGTTTGTCAACAAAGTAAAGGAGACAGAGGCAGagctaaaagaaaaagaaagagag CTGCACGAAAGGTTTGAGATGCTAAAACGGACGCATCAGGAGGAGAAGAGGAACCTGGAGGAGAAGCGTAGAGATTTAGAGGAAGAGATGAACACCTTCAACAGGAGGAAAGTGGCTGCTGAAACACTACAGTCTTTTCAAAGCTCCTCTGCTGTCAAAAAAGACAAAGAGAAGAAAAC